Proteins encoded within one genomic window of Actinoplanes octamycinicus:
- a CDS encoding response regulator transcription factor, with translation MLVIEDDRDIREAVDRLLTMAGHDVRLCGTALDGLRELTRQRPDVVVLDLNLPDLDGAAVLRGIRSTSAVPVVVATARGAESEMIRLLRAGADDYVVKPYSAEQLEARIAAVLRRGPGPAAATLTVGGLELDPEARTASLDGVPLQLSRLEFDLLAYLMRRAGKVVTRRQVLDDVWGPEGRSPETVDVHVTWLRRKLGERAAAPRYLHTVRGVGIRLSAPGETS, from the coding sequence GTGCTGGTGATCGAGGACGATCGCGACATCCGGGAGGCGGTCGACCGGCTGCTCACCATGGCCGGGCACGACGTGCGGCTGTGCGGGACCGCGCTCGACGGGCTCCGCGAGCTGACCCGCCAGCGCCCCGACGTGGTGGTCCTGGATCTGAACCTGCCCGACCTGGACGGCGCGGCGGTGCTGCGCGGCATCCGGTCGACGTCCGCGGTGCCGGTGGTGGTGGCCACCGCCCGGGGCGCGGAGAGCGAGATGATCCGCCTGCTGCGGGCCGGCGCCGACGACTACGTGGTGAAGCCCTACTCCGCCGAGCAGCTGGAGGCGCGGATCGCCGCGGTGCTGCGGCGCGGGCCCGGGCCGGCCGCCGCGACGCTGACCGTGGGCGGGCTGGAGCTCGACCCGGAGGCCCGGACCGCCTCGCTCGACGGCGTGCCGCTGCAGCTCTCCCGGCTGGAGTTCGACCTGCTGGCGTACCTGATGCGGCGGGCCGGGAAGGTGGTCACCCGGCGTCAGGTGCTCGACGACGTCTGGGGCCCGGAGGGCCGCTCGCCGGAGACCGTCGACGTCCACGTGACCTGGCTGCGCCGCAAGCTCGGCGAGCGGGCCGCCGCGCCGCGCTACCTGCACACCGTGCGCGGCGTCGGCATCCGCCTCTCCGCCCCCGGCGAGACCAGCTGA
- a CDS encoding HAMP domain-containing sensor histidine kinase codes for MRRSYVWVALAVTTLVALAFVIPLAMLVRTAVRDRALREAERQALGLSAVLVVATDRDLVLNSIMSTEAGKHGQLAAHLPTLGTVGTSRVGGDLVVRVRQQQVAATVEAAGGQVYLRPVALPEGLIAVIEVYVPAASLRDGVGLAWLVLIGEAIVLVGVSTVLADRLAARVVGASRDLARTATALGAGSLHARVRPSGPREIEDVGGALNVLADRFTELLATERALAANLSHRLRVPLTALRLNTETLPAGPDRDRQARMVDRLEQEINAVIVEAARPLAARPRLRCDLGAVVTDRTAFWGALAEDQGRPWQTQPPPAGITVPAAFSMVAEALDVLLGNVFHHTPETAACRVSVQRGPDATVSVVVDDAGPGFRDAESALARGASGADSTGLGLDIARRLAADTGGRLTVGRSDLGGAQVVLTLGVADDDAPAPEPRAGLWKRLGGGAHARR; via the coding sequence ATGAGACGCAGTTACGTATGGGTCGCCCTCGCGGTGACCACGCTGGTGGCGCTGGCCTTCGTCATCCCGCTGGCGATGCTGGTGCGCACCGCGGTCCGCGACCGCGCGCTGCGCGAGGCGGAACGGCAGGCCCTCGGGCTGTCCGCGGTGCTGGTCGTGGCGACCGACCGCGACCTGGTGCTGAACTCGATCATGAGTACCGAGGCGGGCAAGCACGGGCAGCTGGCGGCGCACCTGCCCACGCTCGGCACGGTGGGCACCTCCCGGGTCGGCGGCGACCTGGTCGTGCGGGTCCGCCAGCAGCAGGTCGCCGCCACGGTCGAGGCGGCCGGCGGCCAGGTCTACCTGCGGCCGGTGGCGCTGCCCGAGGGGCTGATCGCGGTGATCGAGGTCTACGTGCCGGCCGCCTCGCTGCGCGACGGTGTCGGCCTGGCCTGGCTGGTGCTGATCGGGGAGGCGATCGTGCTGGTCGGGGTCTCCACGGTGCTGGCCGACCGGCTCGCCGCCCGGGTGGTCGGAGCCAGCCGGGATCTGGCCCGGACCGCCACCGCGCTGGGGGCGGGCAGCCTGCACGCCCGGGTCCGGCCGAGCGGCCCCCGGGAGATCGAGGACGTCGGGGGCGCGCTGAACGTGCTCGCCGACCGGTTCACCGAGCTGCTGGCCACCGAGCGGGCCCTCGCCGCGAACCTGTCGCACCGGCTCCGGGTGCCGTTGACCGCGCTGCGGCTGAACACCGAGACACTGCCGGCCGGCCCGGACCGGGACCGCCAGGCGCGGATGGTCGACCGGCTGGAGCAGGAGATCAACGCCGTGATCGTGGAGGCCGCCCGGCCGCTGGCGGCCCGGCCCCGGCTGCGCTGCGACCTGGGCGCCGTGGTGACCGACCGGACCGCGTTCTGGGGCGCGCTCGCCGAGGACCAGGGCCGGCCGTGGCAGACCCAGCCGCCGCCGGCCGGCATCACCGTGCCGGCCGCCTTCTCGATGGTCGCCGAGGCTCTCGACGTGCTGCTCGGCAACGTCTTCCACCACACCCCGGAGACCGCCGCCTGCCGGGTGTCGGTGCAGCGCGGCCCGGACGCCACGGTCTCGGTGGTGGTGGACGACGCCGGCCCCGGCTTCCGGGACGCGGAGAGCGCCCTGGCCCGCGGCGCCAGCGGCGCCGACTCCACCGGGCTGGGGCTGGACATCGCCCGGCGGCTCGCCGCCGACACCGGCGGCCGGCTCACCGTCGGCCGCAGCGATCTCGGCGGCGCCCAGGTGGTGCTCACGCTCGGCGTGGCCGACGACGACGCGCCCGCCCCGGAACCCCGCGCCGGCCTGTGGAAACGTCTCGGCGGCGGTGCGCATGCCCGGCGCTGA
- a CDS encoding DUF4132 domain-containing protein — protein MGWVPAGAGYEVSVDGRRVIARTAGGKVLKSMPKALKDHEAVVGLRQLVEWLQRHEETCRAEVERWMIRSLPVPVALLAQVWADEAWRAVLRDLVVVPAGADPSTAALLRDADADKGLGVVDLDGESTRITAEQVLIPHPVRLPDLADLREFAADLGVEQGTLQLFREVWHKPADPAEQRRELTRHAGARFAELRHAQTRATSAGYRVQGGTAVCRIWEDGRSVVASVWIGDGDPGYEAETSELSFADAAGEQLATADVPPVAWSEGLRMAAHLFAGRVVEEEPAR, from the coding sequence ATGGGTTGGGTTCCGGCGGGCGCCGGCTACGAGGTGAGCGTCGACGGGCGCCGGGTGATCGCGCGCACCGCCGGGGGCAAGGTGCTCAAGAGCATGCCCAAGGCGCTCAAGGACCACGAGGCGGTGGTCGGCCTGCGCCAGCTGGTCGAGTGGCTGCAGCGGCACGAGGAGACCTGCCGGGCCGAGGTGGAGCGCTGGATGATCCGGTCGCTGCCGGTCCCGGTCGCGCTGCTCGCCCAGGTGTGGGCGGACGAGGCGTGGCGGGCGGTGCTGCGCGACCTGGTGGTGGTCCCGGCCGGCGCGGACCCGTCCACCGCGGCCCTGCTGCGCGACGCCGACGCGGACAAGGGCCTCGGCGTCGTCGACCTGGACGGCGAGTCCACCCGGATCACCGCCGAGCAGGTCCTGATCCCGCACCCGGTCCGGCTGCCCGACCTGGCCGACCTGCGCGAGTTCGCCGCCGACCTCGGCGTCGAGCAGGGCACCCTGCAGCTGTTCCGGGAGGTCTGGCACAAGCCGGCCGACCCGGCCGAGCAGCGGCGCGAGCTGACCCGGCACGCCGGCGCCCGGTTCGCCGAGCTGCGCCACGCGCAGACCCGGGCCACCTCGGCCGGCTACCGGGTGCAGGGTGGCACCGCCGTCTGCCGGATCTGGGAGGACGGCCGCAGCGTGGTCGCCTCGGTGTGGATCGGCGACGGCGACCCGGGCTACGAGGCGGAGACCTCCGAGCTGTCCTTCGCCGACGCCGCCGGGGAGCAGCTGGCCACCGCCGACGTGCCGCCGGTGGCCTGGTCCGAGGGCCTGCGGATGGCCGCCCACCTGTTCGCCGGCCGGGTCGTCGAGGAGGAGCCGGCCCGATGA
- a CDS encoding M4 family metallopeptidase, with translation MKHKVALASGIAAVTVAGSLALTMPDGNAATSPAAETAPATAAAVPTAVATSRATTSAAALVAKKPKLFFKSGHDQLVKRQVVSQSGLQYVSYTRSYQGLPVEGGDAVVVTDANGAVLGNYVAQDQALSVGTKAKISAAAAVRTARKQLAKVDSADRGTLKVVAREAGVLAYEVVLDGRKRVDGALVPSHLHVFVDAGTGKVISDLTRDDVVDAAGHGAYYGDVTINTTNSGGRFTMSDPARPGLQCGGQNGAAFTSTTDTWGTGNATDLVTGCVDAMYTVTQEWNMLRDWLGRDGIDGNGRAFPIRLGLDDVNAFWNGSRVEIGHSSDNRRLLTVMDVLGHEFGHAINQFTPGGSSSGNEAGGLNESTGDIFGALTEFFANDARDPGDYTVGEMANLAGSGPIRNMADPSKLGDPNCFSSAIPSTEVHAAAGPQNHWFYLLAEGSRPTNGQPASPTCNNSTVTGLGIQKAGKIYMATLMRKTSGWTHAKARAASVAAAAQLFGNGTECATVKAAWNAVSVPAAAGEPSCTGGSTTSPSATASPTATATPTATSSPTGAPSGDCQAGFSSHDSGAVAAGATAVTGTFTAGSGRHTACLAGPAGADFDLYLDKSVNGRWTNVARSTGETARENLTYTGTAGSYRYRVVSYAGSGNAVLGWNLPG, from the coding sequence TTGAAGCACAAAGTCGCGCTGGCGAGCGGGATAGCGGCAGTCACCGTCGCCGGTTCCCTCGCCCTCACCATGCCGGACGGGAACGCGGCCACCTCCCCGGCGGCCGAGACCGCGCCCGCCACCGCCGCCGCGGTCCCGACGGCTGTCGCCACCTCCCGGGCGACGACGTCCGCCGCCGCGCTGGTGGCGAAGAAGCCGAAGCTGTTCTTCAAGAGCGGTCACGACCAGCTGGTGAAGCGTCAGGTGGTCAGCCAGTCGGGCCTGCAGTACGTCTCCTACACCCGGTCGTACCAGGGTCTGCCGGTCGAGGGCGGCGACGCGGTCGTGGTCACCGACGCGAACGGCGCGGTGCTCGGCAACTACGTGGCGCAGGACCAGGCGCTGTCGGTCGGCACCAAGGCGAAGATCTCCGCCGCGGCGGCCGTCAGGACCGCCCGCAAGCAGCTCGCCAAGGTGGACTCCGCGGACCGCGGCACGCTCAAGGTGGTCGCCCGCGAGGCCGGCGTCCTGGCGTACGAGGTGGTCCTCGACGGCCGGAAGCGGGTCGACGGCGCCCTGGTCCCCAGCCACCTGCACGTCTTCGTGGACGCCGGCACCGGCAAGGTGATCAGCGACCTGACCCGCGACGACGTCGTGGACGCCGCCGGGCACGGCGCCTACTACGGCGACGTCACGATCAACACCACCAACTCGGGCGGACGGTTCACCATGAGTGACCCGGCCCGCCCCGGGCTGCAGTGCGGCGGTCAGAACGGCGCCGCCTTCACCAGCACCACCGACACGTGGGGCACCGGCAACGCCACCGACCTGGTGACCGGCTGCGTCGACGCGATGTACACGGTCACGCAGGAGTGGAACATGCTGCGCGACTGGCTGGGCCGCGACGGCATCGACGGCAACGGCCGCGCCTTCCCGATCCGGCTGGGCCTGGACGACGTCAACGCGTTCTGGAACGGCTCGCGGGTCGAGATCGGGCACTCCAGCGACAACCGGCGGCTGCTCACCGTGATGGACGTGCTGGGCCACGAGTTCGGGCACGCCATCAACCAGTTCACCCCGGGCGGCTCGAGCAGCGGCAACGAGGCCGGTGGCCTGAACGAGTCGACCGGCGACATCTTCGGCGCGCTGACCGAGTTCTTCGCGAACGACGCCCGTGACCCGGGCGACTACACCGTGGGCGAGATGGCCAACCTGGCCGGCAGCGGGCCGATCCGGAACATGGCCGACCCGTCCAAGCTCGGCGACCCGAACTGCTTCTCCAGCGCCATCCCGAGCACCGAGGTGCACGCCGCGGCGGGTCCGCAGAACCACTGGTTCTACCTGCTCGCCGAGGGCAGCCGGCCGACCAACGGCCAGCCGGCCAGCCCGACCTGCAACAACAGCACGGTGACCGGGCTGGGCATCCAGAAGGCCGGCAAGATCTACATGGCCACGCTGATGCGCAAGACCAGCGGCTGGACGCACGCCAAGGCCCGGGCCGCCTCGGTGGCCGCGGCGGCACAGCTGTTCGGCAACGGCACCGAGTGCGCCACCGTCAAGGCGGCGTGGAACGCGGTCAGCGTCCCGGCCGCCGCGGGCGAGCCGTCCTGCACCGGCGGATCGACCACCAGCCCGAGCGCCACCGCGTCGCCGACGGCCACCGCCACGCCGACCGCCACCAGCTCGCCGACCGGCGCGCCGTCCGGTGACTGCCAGGCCGGCTTCTCCTCGCACGACAGCGGCGCCGTCGCCGCCGGCGCCACCGCGGTGACCGGCACCTTCACCGCGGGCAGCGGGCGGCACACCGCCTGCCTGGCCGGTCCGGCCGGCGCCGACTTCGACCTCTACCTGGACAAGAGTGTCAACGGGCGGTGGACCAACGTGGCCCGGTCCACCGGGGAGACGGCGCGGGAGAATCTCACCTACACCGGCACCGCCGGCAGCTACCGCTACCGGGTGGTCTCCTACGCCGGGTCCGGCAACGCCGTGCTCGGCTGGAACCTGCCCGGCTGA
- a CDS encoding putative bifunctional diguanylate cyclase/phosphodiesterase: protein MSTFSRLRRDPVLLALCGFTLLGCLLFVLLDGRTIDQVRVYWAAQVPLDAALAYGGWRLRQLAHVRFRRFWTMISFAGACFTAGDSFQTLSVLLAPGTPSLSGGAVQTVLFTVGMSSNVVACLIFPQGLHTLREKFVFWLDATTVLAGGGVVAWCFAVNPVAGAGDSRVNDSVTAALVLVATFSATKVALVQAPPMRRIAAWPMVSAAMVQGVATFLPGDFQTLDHPYVFVIRLAPSLLIALGPWIQQVIVRSGEAHQPVQRRPYSLLPYGMIAVTFVVFFLMLPERTSSQMYGATIGVVVITCLVAGRQLVAFHDNALLISRLDRAMDELRVRASVDSLTGLANRAHFGELTQRCDTGGALLLIDLDDFKTTNDTMGHLAGDELLVAVAHRLREAVRDGDVVSRLGGDEFAVLLPGADQAGAGRVGEEILRRLAEPIEVQQHIIVSRASIGVTRVTPGDDPQSLLSNADIAMYEAKRRGKGMWVAYTEQMGARIGAEAVLIRELATALEEDQFTLVYQPIVRLADERLTGVEALIRWNHPTRGLVSPVEFIPVAERTGQIVAIGRWALREACRQAAVWRAELPGAEPLTVGVNVAGRQLRDAALVGDVAAALSGNGLPPGCLSIEVTETAVLDDEESHAAMLALRELGVRLALDDFGTAASSLGLLLTCPVTTLKLDRSFVESITTVGRQSAVATAVSQMAAALEFSSVAEGIETAEQRDLLRDLGYRYGQGYYWSRPVPPSRITELRAAGRATAAVA from the coding sequence GTGTCGACGTTCAGCCGGCTGCGGCGCGACCCGGTCCTGCTCGCCCTGTGCGGGTTCACCCTGCTCGGGTGCCTGCTCTTCGTGCTGCTCGACGGCCGCACGATCGACCAGGTGCGCGTCTACTGGGCGGCGCAGGTGCCGCTCGACGCCGCCCTGGCCTACGGCGGGTGGCGGCTGCGGCAGCTCGCGCACGTCCGGTTCCGCCGGTTCTGGACCATGATCAGCTTCGCCGGGGCGTGTTTCACCGCCGGCGACAGCTTCCAGACGCTGAGCGTGCTGCTCGCCCCGGGCACGCCGTCGCTGTCCGGCGGCGCGGTGCAGACGGTGCTCTTCACGGTCGGGATGAGCAGCAACGTGGTGGCCTGCCTGATCTTCCCGCAGGGGCTGCACACGCTCCGCGAGAAGTTCGTCTTCTGGCTGGACGCCACCACGGTGCTGGCCGGCGGCGGCGTGGTCGCCTGGTGCTTCGCGGTCAACCCGGTGGCCGGCGCCGGGGACAGCCGGGTCAACGACAGCGTGACCGCGGCGCTGGTGCTGGTCGCGACGTTCTCGGCGACCAAGGTGGCGCTGGTCCAGGCGCCGCCGATGCGGCGGATCGCGGCCTGGCCGATGGTCAGCGCCGCGATGGTCCAGGGCGTCGCGACGTTCCTGCCCGGCGATTTCCAGACCCTCGATCATCCGTACGTCTTCGTGATCCGCCTGGCCCCGTCGTTGCTGATCGCCCTGGGACCGTGGATCCAGCAGGTGATCGTCCGTTCCGGCGAGGCGCACCAGCCGGTCCAGCGCCGCCCGTACAGTCTCCTGCCCTACGGCATGATCGCCGTGACCTTCGTGGTCTTCTTCCTGATGCTGCCGGAGCGGACCAGCTCGCAGATGTACGGCGCGACGATCGGCGTCGTGGTGATCACCTGTCTGGTCGCCGGTCGCCAGCTGGTCGCCTTCCACGACAACGCGCTGCTGATCTCCCGTCTCGACCGGGCGATGGACGAGCTGCGCGTCCGGGCCTCCGTCGACTCGCTGACCGGGCTGGCCAACCGGGCGCACTTCGGCGAGCTGACGCAGCGCTGCGACACCGGCGGCGCGCTGCTGCTGATCGACCTGGACGACTTCAAGACCACCAACGACACGATGGGCCATCTGGCCGGCGACGAGCTGCTGGTCGCGGTGGCGCACCGGCTGCGCGAGGCGGTCCGGGACGGCGACGTGGTGTCCCGGCTCGGCGGCGACGAGTTCGCGGTGCTGCTGCCCGGCGCCGACCAGGCCGGTGCCGGCCGGGTGGGCGAGGAGATCCTGCGGCGTCTCGCCGAGCCGATCGAGGTGCAGCAGCACATCATCGTCAGCCGGGCCAGCATCGGCGTCACCCGGGTCACGCCCGGCGACGACCCGCAGAGCCTGCTCAGCAACGCGGACATCGCCATGTACGAGGCGAAACGCCGCGGCAAGGGAATGTGGGTCGCCTACACCGAACAGATGGGCGCCCGGATCGGCGCCGAGGCGGTGCTCATCCGGGAGCTGGCCACCGCCCTGGAGGAGGACCAGTTCACCCTGGTCTACCAGCCGATCGTGCGGCTCGCCGACGAGCGGCTGACCGGGGTGGAGGCGCTGATCCGGTGGAACCACCCGACCCGGGGCCTGGTCTCGCCGGTGGAGTTCATCCCGGTCGCCGAACGGACCGGGCAGATCGTCGCGATCGGCCGGTGGGCGCTGCGCGAGGCGTGCCGGCAGGCCGCCGTGTGGCGCGCCGAGCTGCCCGGCGCCGAGCCGCTGACCGTCGGGGTCAACGTGGCCGGGCGGCAGCTGCGCGACGCCGCCCTGGTCGGCGACGTGGCGGCGGCGCTGTCCGGCAACGGGCTGCCACCCGGCTGCCTGAGCATCGAGGTGACCGAGACCGCGGTGCTCGACGACGAGGAGTCGCACGCCGCCATGCTGGCGTTGCGCGAGCTCGGCGTCCGGCTCGCGCTGGACGACTTCGGCACCGCGGCGTCCTCGCTCGGGCTGCTGCTCACCTGCCCGGTGACCACGCTGAAGCTGGACCGCTCGTTCGTCGAGTCGATCACCACGGTGGGCCGGCAGTCGGCGGTGGCGACCGCGGTCAGCCAGATGGCCGCGGCGCTGGAGTTCAGCTCGGTGGCCGAGGGGATCGAGACGGCCGAGCAGCGGGACCTGCTGCGCGATCTCGGTTATCGGTACGGCCAGGGCTACTACTGGTCGCGGCCGGTCCCGCCGTCCCGGATCACCGAGCTGCGCGCCGCCGGCCGGGCGACCGCCGCCGTCGCCTGA